A window from Sphingopyxis alaskensis RB2256 encodes these proteins:
- a CDS encoding YdeI/OmpD-associated family protein, whose protein sequence is MAASKQAGKFDAYAETLPEFAKPVFAHLRALVHRACPEVGEEIKWSYPHFVYKGENLCIFAAYTTHCSFSFARDSLMADARLKSNTALPAARRFMGKLTNLADLPPDGELAAWIAEAMALNERGIKPAPRQSERPKMVEVPPAFAEALHANPAVKAVFDAKSPSFRKEYNSWIGDAKTDATRSKRIEEALAWIAEGKGRFWKYAK, encoded by the coding sequence ATGGCTGCGTCAAAACAAGCGGGCAAGTTCGATGCCTATGCCGAAACACTCCCCGAATTTGCGAAGCCGGTCTTCGCTCACCTGCGCGCGCTGGTCCATAGGGCCTGCCCGGAAGTGGGCGAGGAGATCAAGTGGAGCTATCCGCACTTCGTCTACAAGGGCGAGAATCTGTGCATCTTTGCCGCCTATACGACGCATTGTTCATTCAGCTTCGCCAGGGATTCGCTGATGGCCGACGCGCGGCTGAAATCCAACACCGCGCTGCCCGCCGCCAGGCGCTTCATGGGCAAGCTCACGAACCTTGCCGACCTGCCCCCCGACGGCGAGCTGGCCGCGTGGATCGCCGAAGCGATGGCGCTCAACGAGCGCGGGATCAAGCCGGCGCCGCGCCAGTCCGAGCGCCCGAAAATGGTCGAGGTTCCGCCGGCCTTCGCCGAAGCGCTGCACGCCAACCCCGCGGTCAAGGCCGTTTTCGACGCCAAATCGCCCTCGTTCCGGAAAGAATATAATAGCTGGATCGGCGATGCGAAAACCGATGCAACGCGCAGTAAACGTATCGAAGAGGCGCTGGCCTGGATCGCCGAAGGCAAGGGCCGGTTCTGGAAATATGCCAAATAG
- a CDS encoding VOC family protein: MTRMIFINLPVSDLAKSQAFYEALGFANNPQFSDEGSACMVVSETIHVMLLTHAKWQGFTDRPIPPATMSEVLLALSCDSRDAVDAMNAAAAAHGGTADINPVQDLGFMYNRNLADPDGHVWEAMFMDMEAVSAE; encoded by the coding sequence ATGACGAGAATGATTTTCATAAACCTGCCGGTCAGCGACCTTGCAAAGTCGCAGGCCTTTTACGAAGCGCTGGGCTTTGCCAACAATCCGCAGTTCAGCGACGAAGGCAGCGCATGCATGGTGGTGTCGGAGACGATTCACGTCATGCTGCTGACGCACGCCAAGTGGCAGGGTTTTACCGATCGCCCGATCCCGCCCGCGACCATGAGCGAGGTTCTGCTCGCCCTGTCGTGCGACAGCCGCGACGCGGTCGACGCGATGAATGCGGCGGCGGCCGCGCATGGCGGCACCGCCGACATCAACCCGGTGCAGGATCTGGGTTTTATGTACAACCGCAACCTCGCCGACCCCGACGGTCATGTGTGGGAAGCGATGTTCATGGATATGGAAGCCGTGTCGGCCGAATGA
- a CDS encoding M3 family metallopeptidase gives MPQSAPRLARKLSIMLASTAMIMGYGPMSTAIAAEPAAAKTVPAGQNPLLQPWTGPYQGVPPWDKLDPELFPDAFQKAMAEVKAEVQAVIDNPAEPTFENTHVPMMLAGETMERVFAMWGVQTSNKSNDRVEEIDAEWSPRLTTFYTELFLDPKLFARYKAVYDKRHTSGLDAQQIRIVERSHDEMVRDGANLSPADKEKLVAMNAKLEGLFSAFSSKLLGDEKLYTFVTDKAELDGLDPAFVASLAAAAEANGHAGHWAIKNTRSSAQPVLQNATNRKLREKVWRAFVGRGDNGDANDTNATIAEILKLRQQRAELLGFPTHAHYRMADTMAKTPDNAMGLMMKVWPAAVARVKEEVADMQAIADAEARAGKGPKITIEPWDYRYYAEKVRKAKYDLDESEVKPYLQLDKLVDGMFWAAGRLYDLGFRENTGQIPVFDPKVRTFEVYNLKTNENVGVFYLDNFARDGKRSGAWMTTYRSQQSLGGERNVLASNNNNFTEGAQGEPTLISIDDASTLFHEFGHGIHYLLQQVKYPALAGVPRDFVEYPSQVNENWLMTPEVLSKYATHYRTGEPMPQVLVDKILASQKFNQGFETVEYLASAIVDMKLHDRKTPPTDVDRFERETLAEIGMPKEIVMRHRLPQFGHLFSSDAYSAGYYSYLWSETMDADTWAAFTEAGGPWDRSVADRFRTILLMTGNETDRAEAYRAFRGRDPDVKALLEKRGFPTE, from the coding sequence ATGCCGCAGAGCGCGCCCCGCCTTGCCCGCAAGCTGTCGATCATGCTTGCATCCACCGCGATGATCATGGGTTATGGCCCGATGAGCACCGCCATCGCCGCCGAACCCGCCGCCGCCAAAACCGTCCCCGCAGGACAGAACCCGCTGCTGCAACCCTGGACCGGCCCCTATCAGGGGGTGCCGCCGTGGGACAAGCTCGACCCCGAACTTTTCCCCGACGCCTTTCAGAAGGCGATGGCCGAGGTGAAGGCCGAAGTGCAGGCGGTGATCGACAACCCCGCCGAACCGACGTTCGAAAACACCCACGTCCCGATGATGCTCGCGGGCGAGACGATGGAGCGCGTCTTTGCGATGTGGGGCGTGCAGACGTCGAACAAATCGAACGATCGCGTCGAGGAAATCGACGCCGAATGGAGCCCGAGGCTCACCACCTTCTACACCGAGCTGTTCCTCGATCCCAAACTCTTCGCGCGCTACAAGGCGGTGTACGACAAGCGCCACACGAGCGGGCTCGACGCGCAGCAGATCCGCATCGTCGAGCGCAGCCATGACGAAATGGTGCGCGACGGCGCGAACCTGTCCCCGGCGGACAAGGAAAAGCTGGTCGCGATGAACGCGAAGCTCGAAGGCCTCTTCTCGGCTTTCTCCTCAAAGCTGCTCGGCGATGAAAAGCTCTACACCTTCGTCACCGACAAGGCCGAGCTCGACGGGCTCGACCCGGCTTTCGTCGCGTCGCTTGCCGCCGCGGCGGAGGCCAACGGCCATGCCGGTCACTGGGCGATCAAGAATACGCGCTCGTCGGCGCAACCGGTGCTGCAGAATGCGACCAACCGCAAATTGCGCGAAAAGGTCTGGCGCGCCTTCGTCGGCCGCGGCGACAATGGTGACGCCAACGACACCAATGCGACGATCGCCGAAATCCTGAAGCTGCGCCAGCAGCGCGCCGAACTGCTCGGTTTCCCGACCCACGCGCATTACCGCATGGCCGACACGATGGCGAAGACGCCCGACAATGCGATGGGTCTGATGATGAAGGTGTGGCCCGCCGCCGTCGCGCGCGTGAAGGAAGAGGTCGCCGACATGCAGGCGATCGCCGACGCCGAAGCCAGGGCGGGCAAGGGGCCGAAGATCACCATCGAGCCATGGGACTATCGCTATTATGCCGAAAAGGTCCGCAAGGCGAAATATGACCTCGATGAAAGCGAGGTGAAGCCCTATCTTCAGCTCGACAAGCTGGTCGACGGCATGTTCTGGGCCGCGGGTCGGCTCTATGACCTCGGCTTCCGCGAGAATACGGGGCAGATTCCGGTTTTCGATCCCAAGGTGCGGACCTTCGAGGTTTATAACCTCAAGACGAACGAGAATGTCGGCGTCTTCTACCTCGACAATTTCGCGCGCGACGGAAAGCGGTCGGGCGCGTGGATGACGACCTATCGCAGCCAGCAGTCGCTCGGCGGCGAGCGCAACGTCCTTGCCTCGAACAACAATAATTTCACCGAAGGCGCACAGGGCGAACCGACGCTCATCAGCATCGACGACGCCTCGACCTTGTTCCACGAGTTCGGCCACGGCATCCATTATCTGCTCCAGCAGGTCAAATATCCGGCGCTCGCCGGGGTGCCGCGCGATTTCGTCGAATATCCCAGCCAGGTGAACGAAAACTGGCTGATGACCCCCGAAGTGCTGTCGAAATATGCGACGCACTACCGGACGGGCGAGCCGATGCCGCAGGTGCTGGTCGACAAGATCCTCGCGAGCCAGAAGTTCAACCAGGGGTTCGAGACGGTCGAATATCTGGCGAGCGCGATCGTCGACATGAAGCTGCACGACCGCAAGACCCCGCCGACCGACGTCGACAGGTTCGAACGCGAGACGCTGGCCGAAATCGGAATGCCAAAGGAAATCGTCATGCGGCACCGCCTGCCGCAGTTCGGCCACCTGTTCAGCTCGGACGCCTATTCGGCGGGCTATTACTCCTACCTCTGGTCCGAAACGATGGACGCCGACACCTGGGCGGCTTTCACCGAAGCCGGCGGCCCGTGGGACCGCAGCGTTGCCGACAGGTTCCGCACCATTTTGCTCATGACCGGCAACGAGACCGACCGCGCCGAGGCCTATCGCGCCTTCCGCGGCCGCGACCCCGACGTCAAGGCGCTGCTCGAAAAGCGCGGTTTCCCGACCGAATAA